ATGAGGGTTTGCATAGGTTGGACTTGGCTTTAAGAGATGTTAAGGCAGTTTTAAACATGGAGCCGAATAATATAATGGCTTTAGAAATATCAGAGAGATTAACCAAGGCAATTGAGATGAAAGGATCAAAGGAAGATGATGCTGAGATCAAGCTACCTCTTGATTTTGTTGAATTGCCTTCTTCTGTGCTGCCgcaaaaaaaaccaaaagaaaagaaccgaaagaaaaaaaacaaccaGAAGACTAAGGAAACCATTGATGAGAAGAAGGTTGATGAAACAgtggaggaggagaagaaggttgatgaGATGGTGGAGGAGAAGAAGGCTGAGGATAAACTAGTTGTGGAGGAGAAAATCACAACGTCACAGGAGGAAACACCTACAAACACTGTGAAATTGGTGTTTGGAGAAGATATTCGATGGGCTCAATTGCCAGTTGATTGCACTCTATTGCAACTGAGGGAggttatacgtgatcgtttccCTACCTGCACAGCGGTCCTTATCAAGTACAGGGATGAAGAAGGTGATTTGGTAACAATTACTACCAATGAAGAATTACGATTGGCTGAAACATCTAAGGAGTCACAGGGTTCTGTtagattttatatatttgaagTTAATCCAGAGCAAGATCCATTTTATGAAAGGTTTAAGAATGATGAGGTAGCCAGGTGTGAAGTTGAAGAAAATAGCATCTTGGAGAATGGTCATATattaaaatcaaaagaaataaagaTGTCATCTTGCATTGATGACTGGATAATTCAATTTGCTCAGTTATTTATAAACCATGTTGGATTTGAATCTGGTCCATACTTGGATCTCCATGATCTTGGGATGAAGCTTTATTCTGAGGCTGTGGAAGAGACAGTCACAAGTGAAGAAGCTCAGAGTCTTTTCAAATTAGCAGCAGAAAAGTTTCATGAGATGGCAGCCTTAGCATTATTCAACTGGGGAAATGTTATCATGGCAAGGGCGAGGAAGAAGGTCTACTTTGCTGATGGTGGTTCGAAAGTGAGTGTCCTTGAGCAGATCAAAGCTGCATTTGATTGGGTCGAAAATGAATATGCTGAAGCAGAAAGGAAATATCAAATGGCGGTGGAAATCAAACCGGACTTTTATGAAGGCTATCTAGCCCTAGGACAACAACAATTTGAACAGGCAAAACTTTCTTGGCATTATGCAGTTAGCAGCGATGTTGATCCGAAAATGTGGCCTTGCACTGAAATTATGCAACTTTACAATAGTGCCGAGGAAAACATGGAAACAGGCATGAAGATGTGGGAAGAATGGGAAGAGCAGCGTACCAGCGAACTATCTAAATCAAACAATGTTAAAACCCAGTTGCAAAAGATGGGGTTAGATGGGCTGATCAAGGACATATCAGTTGATGAGGCTGCAGAACAGGCTAAAAATATGAGGTCTCATATAAACCTCTTATGGGGAACCATGCTTTACGAGCGATCGATACTGGAATTTAAAATGGGGCTGCCAACATGGCATGAATGTCTGGAAGTTGCAGTTGAGAAATTCGAGCTTGCTGGAGCTTCTGCAACAGATATCGCAGTTATGATAAAGAGTCACTGTTCCAGCAACAACTCACATGAAGGTACAATACGAATATACTTTGTTTTTCATCTCTTAATTCTGAGTTAAATGTCTTCCTTAACTCCTCCAATTATACAGGTCTTGGGttcaaaattgatgaaatagtACAAGCATGGAATGAGATGTATGAAGCTAGGAAGTTACTAACTGGAGTTCCATCATTCCGATTAGAGCCACTATTTCGGAGAAGGGTCTCGAAAATCTACAACGTGTTGGAACAAGCTTAATTGCATCAAAATTTCAGGTTTTTCATACAGACTAGAAGGAATAGTATACTATTAAAGGTAAATTCTACTAAAAAAGAAGATATAAATAACTGCATAATCTTAAGTTTATAAAAAAACTTAAGAAATTACATCATTGTAACAATGGCTTGGTCTTGTTCTGTTCAACaggtttcttttcttctttcgtGGTACAGTGTAGCATGGTTCCCAAGAAATATTAGAAGATTGTTGTCCATTTCTGGTGTGTTCTTATGAATTATTTCTCAATACAGGGTTCTTCTATCCATCCATAATTCTGGGGACAATATGGAAATTGCAGGGGCTTCCATTTTAGTTAGTTTCTGCTTTCACTTTCATCCTCTTGTCTCCTCTAAGTAgtattttcttttcatgtttaaGCTCATAGTTATCGTAGTTTTAGATTGTCAAAGTCTTATAGTAAACAAATTCTTTCATTAA
The sequence above is drawn from the Cucumis melo cultivar AY chromosome 2, USDA_Cmelo_AY_1.0, whole genome shotgun sequence genome and encodes:
- the LOC103487400 gene encoding protein PHOX1, with protein sequence MGKQTGKKKKLIGDKFREAISKHRQNGDGSCPSYDKDHVIFITMSQVLKDEGNKLFQSRDLEGAMLKYDKALKLLPRNHIDVSYLRSNMAACYMQMGLSEYPRAIHECNLALEVTPKYSKALLKRARCYEGLHRLDLALRDVKAVLNMEPNNIMALEISERLTKAIEMKGSKEDDAEIKLPLDFVELPSSVLPQKKPKEKNRKKKNNQKTKETIDEKKVDETVEEEKKVDEMVEEKKAEDKLVVEEKITTSQEETPTNTVKLVFGEDIRWAQLPVDCTLLQLREVIRDRFPTCTAVLIKYRDEEGDLVTITTNEELRLAETSKESQGSVRFYIFEVNPEQDPFYERFKNDEVARCEVEENSILENGHILKSKEIKMSSCIDDWIIQFAQLFINHVGFESGPYLDLHDLGMKLYSEAVEETVTSEEAQSLFKLAAEKFHEMAALALFNWGNVIMARARKKVYFADGGSKVSVLEQIKAAFDWVENEYAEAERKYQMAVEIKPDFYEGYLALGQQQFEQAKLSWHYAVSSDVDPKMWPCTEIMQLYNSAEENMETGMKMWEEWEEQRTSELSKSNNVKTQLQKMGLDGLIKDISVDEAAEQAKNMRSHINLLWGTMLYERSILEFKMGLPTWHECLEVAVEKFELAGASATDIAVMIKSHCSSNNSHEGLGFKIDEIVQAWNEMYEARKLLTGVPSFRLEPLFRRRVSKIYNVLEQA